The sequence CATCTCTATAGACCCTCCGGCAGCTGTGGGGCCCCCTGCATCGTGGTGGCGGCTCTATGGGCCTTCCGGCAGCTGTGGGGCCCCCTGCATCGTGGTGGCAGCTCTATGGGCCCTCCGGCAGCTGTGGGGCCCCCTGCATCGTGGTGGCGGCTCTATGGGCCCTGCGGCAGCTGTGGGGCCCCccggatggtggtgttggctctatgggccCTTTGGCAGCTGTGGGGGCCCCTGCATcatggtgttggctctatgggccCTCCGGCAGCTGTGGGGCCCCCTGCATCGTGGTGGCGGCTCTATGGGCCCTTTGGCAGCTGTGGGGAACCccggatggtggtgttggctctatgggccCTCCGGCAGCTGTGGGGCCCCCTGCAtcgtggtgttggctctatgggccCTCCGGCAGTTGTGGGGCACCCTGCAtcgtggtgttggctctatgggccCTTTGGCAGCTGTGGGGCCCCccggatggtggtgttggctctatgggctCTTTGGCAGCTGTGGGGGCCCCTGCATcatggtgttggctctatgggccCTCCGGCAGCTGTGGGgccccctggatggtggtgttggctctatgggccCTCCGGCAGCTGTGGGAggcagtcagcatggctccagatacctgtgaccCCTAGCAGAATGTTATGGGGCCACTCCGTACCTTCCAGCTGCTGTCTTTGCTGCACCCTCTTGTTACCATGGTTATTAGATGGCGGGCAGAATAATGGACTCCACAGTGTATAATACTTCCAAAGATTTAGTGGTCTCCTCAGATGTGCATTTCTATCTTATTTTATGTATATTCATAACTCTTATAAGCAGGCAGCTCATAtcactgatatattctatatattataGAATCTTTATCCTCCTCCTGTTCAGGCAGAATCGTGTACATGAAGGGTTAATCCTCCCTCACTTTGGTAGGATTCATTATAATGGACGATTCCCCCTCCCACCATGAGATGGCAGCACGTCAGTTCGCGCTCGCTTTTCAGCAGGCCGTCTTGCCTCGGGTGACGTCCCACTCAGCGCGTGAGCCCTTTTACTGGGCATGCGCACTAGGTCCGGCCTTTTCCCAGTTCTCCGGCGCCGTAACCAGCGCTGTGACTCTCCGGTCCTCGCCTTGACGGGACAAAATCCGCAGAAATGGTCAGTACCGGGGCCCGATACCGGCAGCGATCGGTGCCTGAGTGTCCCCCGCAGTGTGCCCGCCGCTCTGTCGCCCCGGCCCCGCGGTTTTAGGTGCGGATGGTGATAGATTGTGGCCGGGGCCGCTCGGCTTCCAGCGTGGCCTAATGGCTGCTGTGGTGTCAGGCGGCGGCCTAGTGCTGCCGCTGCGGCTCTGCGCCCCCGTGTGAACTGTCACTGCTGCAGTGTCCGCTATCTGCTACAGTGTGTTATATATAATGTCTACTGGTTTATGTGGTGGTAGTGGCTGCGGTACTGCATGTAGTGTGCACTATGTCCTATAGGCAGGTAACGCAGTGTGTACAGGCTCTTACTACAGGCGGCGTTTGTGCAGTGTGGATAATTATTTTATAATTCtattgtgtgaccagatcctggggggCCCTGATggtactataggggggggggggggggtcagtccaTGCTGTTACTATAGGGGGGAGCACATAGCGGGGTCTGTCCATGCTGTTACTATAGGGGGAGCAAATAATACTGGGGCCCTGATGttactatagagggggggggggtcagtccaTGCTGTTACTATAGGGGGGCACCTAGTGGGGTCAGTCCATGCTGTCACTATAGGGGGGGCACCTAGTGGGGTCAGTCCATGCTGTCACAATAGGGGGGGCACCTAGTGGGGTCAGTCCATGCTGTCACTATAGGGGGGGCACCTAGTGGGGTCAGTCCATGCTGTCACTATAGGGGGGGCACCTAGTGGGGTCAGTCCATGCTGTCACTATAGGGGGGGCACCTAGTGGGGTCAGTCCATGCTGTCACTATAGGGGGGGCACCTAGTGGGGTCAGTCCATGCTGTCACTATAGGGGGGGCACCTAGTGGGGTCAGTCCATGCTGTCACTATAGGGGGGGCACCTAGTGGGGTCAGTCCATGCTGTCACTATAGGGGGGGCACCTAGTGGGGTCAGTCCATGCTGTCACTATAGGGGGGGCACCTAGTGGGGTCAGTCCATGCTGTCACTATAGGGGGGGCACCTAGTGGGGTCAGTCCATGCTGTCACTATAGGGGGGGCAAATAATACTGGGGCCCCTGATgttactataggggggggggtcagtccaTGCTGTCACTATAGGGGGGGCACCTAGTGGGGTCAGTCCATGCTGTCACTATAGGGGGGGCACCTAGTGGGTTCAGTCCATGCTGTAACTATAGGGGGGGCAAATAATACTGGGGCCCCTGATgttactataggggggggggtcagtccaTGCTGTCACTGTAGGGGGGGCACATAATATTGGGGGGCCCTGAtgttactataggggagcacataGTGGGTTCTGTCCATGCTGTTACTATAGGAAGCACTTAGTGGGGTCCGTCCATGCTGTTACTATAGGGGGGGTGCACATAGCGGGGTCCGTCCATGCTGTTACTATAGGGGGGACACATAGCAGGGTCAGTCCATGCTgttactatagggggggggggagcacatagTGGGGTCTGTCCATGCTGTTACTATAGTGGGGTCACATAGCAGGGTCAGTCCATGCTGTTACTGTAGGGGTGGGGGGGCACATAGCGGGGTCTGTCCATGCTGTTGCTATAGGGGGGACACATAGCAGGGTCAGTCTGTGCTGTGAGTCTATGGGGGCACATCGTACCATCAGTCCCTGCTCTTCCCCTAAGGGTCACTCATTATTATTGGCTGTGATGTGATTCTTGGGGCACACAATACTGCTGGGCCCTGATGCATGTTCTGTGAGTGGTCACATGACGTCTTtagcctgtatgtatatgtagcgTTAGGTTCCCTGGTACATTAGGCTGCAGGTCCTCCTCATGTACTGACTCTCTCCTACGGCTCCGTTCACATGTGTTCTATGACAGCAGGAAAGATGGAGCTGAGGAGCCGGTCCCCCTGGACCCCAGTCACTTATAGGGGGCTCTGCCGCGCTGATGGGGTGGATGGGGCTCTGCCGCGCTGATGGGGTGGATGGGGCTCTGCCGCGCTGATGGGGTGGATGGGGCTCTGCCGCGCTGATGGGGTGGATGGGGCTCTGCCGCGCTGATGGGGTGGATGGGGCTCTGCCGCGCTGATGGGGTGGATGGGGCTCTGTCGCGCTGCTCTTCCCATCccctctggcagattctgcagtgGAGTCACAGATGTGACCAGAACCTCACACACACGCGTCACTCCGCCTCCCCCGATCAGATTTGTCGTGTTCACGCTGTGTGTGGTTCTTCACTTGTATCATAAATGTTTGGTGTGAGGATTTCCTGCTCCGATCATGGGGACTGTAACATACGCTGCGTCACAGTATCAGGGGGTGATACTCTGCACTATGTGACCTTTCATTATTACAGATCTGCTCACAGAGCGCCCTCTTCAGGACGCCCGCCCTCATACCGTGCACATTGTATAGGAGGCGCCCGAGCACAGATCTGCAGAGGCCGTGGTCCTGTGCGTTGGCCTGTACTGTCCGTGTGTAGGGGGTGTATGGGGGTAACCATACTGTGTAACACCTCGTTGATTCTGTGTCATTTCTTCATACTTTTAGGGGTTCGTTAAAGTTGTGAAGAACAAGGCCTACTTCAAGCGCTACCAGGTCAAGTTCCGCAGAAGGAGAGGTGAGTGGGGTCCTGAGACTTTACCTACTTATACATGGGGCCTTGGTGGATATGGGCAGCGCCTGTGACGTACCGATACCGCATCGTTATAAGATACAGCGTCAGTGCTGACCCGGCTCTCAGCTCACGGTCTACAAGGTTCCCGGTCTATGATTTTGCTgacgtaacttttttttttcctccttagaGGGCAAGACTGACTACTATGCCCGCAAGAGACTGGTCGTCCAGGACAAGAACAAGTACAATACACCTAAGTACAGGATGATTGTGCGCGTCACCAACAGGGACATCATCTGCCAGGTACGTCCagctagaacacaggtgtcaaactctgaccctccagctgttaagactacaattcccatcatgcctagagagCTAAAGGTTTGGCtgccctggcatgatgggaaaacTCCCCGTCCTGACACATTCTGTGCATGGAGGGAGCTGCAATAAGTGACCCGTCTTATCTATTAGTGTTAGCATGGACCTAGCGAATTCTGGTCACCGTAGATTGTTggcttaaagggctattccggCCAAAACTTACTGTTGATCTCTCCAGTAGGGATTCAGTTAGGACACATGGCATCACATTTCTTGGTCGGTAGGGTGCCATATACTGGGACCCCCGCTAATCTCTAAGAATGAGGGGACAGAGGTGCTTGGCCAAACATCATGTGCCCCTTGGTTCAGCTCTGCTTGTGGAGCTGAAGCCCATTGTGTACGGCTACACTGAGACTGTGCAGATCTGTATACCTCTTGCATGCGGCATTTAGCTGAGCGCTTCTGCTCCTTCATTTTAGCGATCAGCTGTATTGGGGGTCTCAGCTCCTAGACCCCCAGCTGAACAAAACTTTAGGTTTGTTGAACTGCTAAATGTAAAGGCACGGTCCTGACGTCCATTGTCTGACAAGGTGGCGTATGTTTTAGGTGCACTGTGTATAGCAAACTCAGCTGCTTGGTGCGAATAATTTTAGTACAAAACCAAAATTGTTGCAGCAAATCTGGGCCACAGTGTGATAAAGGCGACTGATGGAGGGCGAGGTAGAGCTGCGGGATGCCGCCTCTAGAGACGAGTCAGATTTGTTCTGTTTCGTACCAAGTAAAACTGTTCTACGCTCCTCTCACTCAGACTGACAGCTCCGTGTACAGGGAGGAGACCGCCTCGGCAccacctgggaaacatggatccCGCCATAGCTCGCTCTATATCTTCCAGGCAGTCTCCTCCCTGTGCACGGAGCCGGCAGTCTGAGCGAGAGGAGCGTAGAACAGTTTTACTTCTTACGAAACAGAACAAACCTGATTTGCGCTGTCACCTCCAACACCTAAGTTAGAAAGATAAAGCAGATTTGGAATAAGCGCTGTATAATCTACTTATATGTTTTTGCATTCTTCTTGCTTTAAGCCACAAATGAAAGAGTCTAAGTAGTCCCCTCCGTTATATATATTAGGGAACCGAGGGGTCCCCTCCGATATATATTCGGGAGCCGAGGGGTCCCCtccgttttatatatatattcgggAGCCGAGGGGTCCCCTCCGTTATATATATTCGGGAGCCGAGGGGTCCCCTCCGTTTTAATGTTTATGTGTATGTGTCCCCTCCGTTATATATATTAGGGAGCCGAGGGGTCCCCTCCGTTTTAATGTGTATGTGTCCCCTCCGTTATTTATATTCGGGAGCCGAGGGGTCCTCCGCGTCAGAATCCTTTTCCTACCTACAGATGACTTCAATGTTTGCTGGAGCAGCGTGACACCCCTAGGAGTGAATGGAGTCAGGGGTGTCGCACTATTGCATTGGCTGAAACACCTGAACCCTTTCTGTAGAGGAGTGTGTCGCCCTAATCTAGTGTCTGTCACCTATCTGCAGCTTGCTTAAGTTTCTGAGTAGGTTAATAGTTGTAAGTTTTAGTAATCTGTATCCTCTAGCAGACGTCTTAAAACCCCTGAAGATTAGGCCttggggctgtgacttctggcgTCCCGTATGACCAGTCCTCAGCTTATAGTTAGTGGCGGGCTGCTGCAGGTTACGTTGTTCAGACATGATGATTCTTGTCAACTTGGCATACACCTGACAAGTCGGCCACAGTGTGGGCACGCTCGTCTTCTCACCTCTGATCCGCAGGAACTATGCTAAATCTATTGACTGAttcttgctgctttttttttcacagattgcCTACGCCAAAATTGAAGGAGACACAATTGTCTGTGCAGCATATTCCCATGAACTGCCCAAGTACGGTGTCAAGGCCGGGCTGACAAACTATGCTGCTGCTTATTGCACAGGACTGCTGCTGGCCCGCAGGGTAGGTGACACTATGATTGGAGGGGAGCCGCTCTGCATAGTCTAGCTGTGTCCTCGCTCCTGGCAGGATAGTAGATGATGCTGGATTACAGGATCTCATGTGATGTCAGTGGATTTCAGTCAAACAATAGGAATGCTAAGACAAAGATGTGCTAGATCCAGTGACTTGTTAACGATGAAACGGCGGGGTGGGTCACCAGTTCTGGTGTCTGATGGGTGGAGTAAAACATAGTAAATAgggctgaaagaagacaagagtccatcaggttcaacctaggggaaGGCAAAAATCCCTATaaggctgatgatgatgatgatttccccatcacagggagaaaattccttcccgactccgatggcgatcagaataatccctggatcaacgtatcaccagaaatctaatgcccatgcAATATGATATTGTTTAAGAAAAGCATCCCGGCCTCCCTtgtacatataatataatataatgaattGGCCATAATATGTGGCAGAggtccacagtcttaccgctcatacagtaaagaatctgcttTGATGTGaaatctttcctctagacgtagaggatgcccccttgtcatggttacagacctaggagtaggAGATCGCCACAAAGATCTCTGtaatgtccattcatatatttgtacatcagATCGCACCTAAGacgttgtttttctttttttttttccctagtgtaaataaccccaggtgtgataacctgtcctggtcctgtaacccacctcCCCTTCCCTTAATtacctttgtcgccctcctctgcacccgctccagttcagtaGTGTCCTTCTTTACtgatgctgtacacagtatatatcatgtgtggtctgaccagtgatttataaagagcaaaaactatgttctcatcttagagtcactgtcgtatttttttttgcagaaatcaatagtccaggcgattttaagaaactttgtaattgggcttattagccaaatctgccattatctgcatgtaaaaagccttttcccaggtcccccccccccctccttcctctttttcatccactctgaaaaatctgaaaattgtgacttgttgcaggagttgaccctgtctgctctatggagaggggaggggggaggaggaaggagggagttagccggcagcagaaagcagataacagaggattacaggcacggagctgggtgacagctgtaatccgagctcagactggTCACTGGTGattgtcacaggagatatcccgtgaggggtttgtagattaactctttgttgtcctgttttggtcttttctttagctctctccatagaacaatgaagacaggggggagagcttcaaactgctttttcatgataaaaatgcatttttcggataataaacccaattacaaagtttcttaaaatcgcctggactattgatttctgcaaaaaaaaaattcacgacagtgacactttaagcatcttGGCCGCTTttgatgccccccattttattagccttggcagctgctgcctggcactgatacCTATAGATGAGGtatctgtccaccaatacccccagctCCTTTCCggcagcagttttacccagtgttttattatttagcacataactgtacttattatttctacggcccagaCTGATCCTTATGGTGAAATGTCCTTCCCATTAGTCCACTTATGTTTCCGGCAGCACCTGAATATTGTCTCTGCTGAAACCCCATTGTCTCTATACTGAGTTCCACTTTTCCCATAACTGTCAAAAAAgaaatatctatatctatctatcttttttttttttttttttttttttttttttttttttttttttttgtccgatAGTAAtggcttactttttttttttaactccgctTTTAGCTTTTGAACAAGTTCGGCCTGGACAAAGTCTATGAAGGCCAAGTGGACGTCACTGGTGATGAGTATAATGTGGAAAGCATTGACGGACAGCCTGGCGCCTTCACCTGTTACCTGGACGCCGGCCTCACCAGAACCACAACCGGAAACAGAGTCTTTGGTGCCCTGAAGGGAGCCGTAGACGGTGGCCTCTCCATTCCCCACAGGTGAGCGGTGGTACATGAATCTGGATATAAACGTGCAGCGTACGGGTCACACTCCTGCGCTAGTCGCTCTGCAGACGTCAGTCCAAggggttttttttacttttttgacacTAACCGCACACACAGGCGTATATGATTattcctattacatggcctgatgtcATGGCCTGAGGTCGTGCGAGGATGCTGAGGAGCTTGTGGTGCTTTTACAATGCTTGATAAATCGTGCAGAAATTCCAATTTCTCTCCTGTTTAGAGTTGTGCAGCCATTAGAGTAGCAGTTCACAAAATGTTTCATCTGCATCTTATACTATTGTCTTGATGTaatctattggcatcatgttatagagcaggaagggcTGAGCAGAGTGACATATATCATTGTGGGACAAAATTTAatgtaacttgtaacatgttgagtgAAATTCCTGTTATgtaataaggagtccagtgggcggagtcactcaatggactggactttttttttttttttaacctggaaacatcagatatcactaaatTATGTTATACTGAAGCTTTtcccatatagatatatatcattccactcagctcctccagctctgtaacatgatgctgatagcttaggaaGCATTTTAGGGTGACATGGGAGCAAAAAGTGTTCTATGATATGTGGCCAGTACTCGGGCTGTATGATCGGGGCTGCTCTATGATGCGGCCCCTTAAATCCAGCATGTCCTCTGTTTTCTCAGTATCGGTAGTAGAACTGAGATTTGTAGGAATTGTCAGTGTGATTGTGAACTCTTCATGTGAGGCTCCCGCGTCCTCGGATGACCCGTTTCTGATCATGTGCCCTGACCATATGGCATATGTGCATCTGTACTGTGGCATctggtaaactttttttttttttcttcccctcagCACAAAACGATTCCCCGGCTTCGATTCAGAGAGCAAAGAGTTCAACGCTGAAGTTCACCGCAAACACATACTGGGCCAGAACATAGCGGAGTACATGCGTCTTCttatagaggaggatgaggatgcgTACAAGAAGCAGTTCTCTCAGTACATCAAGAACGGCATCACAGCTGACTTGgtatgtgtgctgccccaatgtgccggctgtgtatatagatcaCTCTATGGCTCCTGTCCGAGACCAGAGCTGCGTACAGGACctgctgcctgctcagccaatcaccagccgaGATGGGACAACGCTGCAGGGGCTGCACTAAGTTTCTCGTCTTGGAAATAGGAAGTCAACAAATGAATGAAAGAGCAGACAGATGAACCATAGCTGCAGAAAACTGGAGATATGGCtgcattatttttaatttttacatgtgGGCCCACTACTTACTGTGTCCGAAGTgactgctgctcagccaatcgctggctgcgGTGAtgtcctggtgattggctgagtggccagttcaAGTGGCCCAAAGCTAACAGGACCTCAGGCAGAGTGAAGTTATGGGTTGGttctcgtgttttttttttttttttttttgcagtcatcAGTTATAGGCcatacattgctattacacaaagcgatgccTGTCACCCCTTGCAGAATCTGCTTAATGCAGGTCATCACTGCCTGTGTGCCCACCGTATAGCTCTGGGTTGATGACCACtttttaaagctactctgtacccaaaatctgattcttcccccccccttgtaccttcagatagctgcttttaatgctaGATATGTCCTGGGTTCCCTTCGGAACGTGATGCAGGTATCGTCCTAAAAAACTTTTGAACTGGcagtagggatgtcacgataccagaattttgagttcgataccaataccaacttttttatttcgatactcaataccatttcgatacttgattcaatataatgctgttttctgattcccataacttttaaaatctttcagccggtagggctgtctgagagtctttttttagtgcgcagtgatttgcagctttgattggtaccgtgtttgcatatatgacttttttggtgcaaacgctgtatactgtgcgagattgggaaggtagtatggctgacacacagtatagtatgttgggggtagtagttgtatggctgacacacagtatagtatgttgggggtagtagttgtatggctgacacacagtatagtatgttgggggtagtagttgtatggctgacacacagtatagtatgttgggggtagtagttgtatggctgactcacagtatagtaggttgggggtagtagtagtatggctgactcacagtatagtaggttgggggtagtagtagtatggcagatgcacagtatagtaggttgggggtagtagtagtatggcagatgcacagtatagtaggttgggggtagtagtatggcaaatgcacagtatagtatgactggggtagtagtagtatggcagatgcacagtatagtaggttgggggtagtagtatggctgacacataacattagtatagtatattggggatagtagttgtatggttgacacataacattagtatagtatattggggatagtagttgtatggttgacacatagctatacaactactatccccaacatactatactagtgctgacccagcactagtatagtacattggggatagtaatagttgtagtggagcagaaccctcacctcctgctccgtgctgcccggtcccggcatCACTCCTGCCTCCCTCCTCGTTGTGACTCCCAGCCCCCGcaccacacaggccgcagcctcctcactacgggacaatctctaAAGCCATCGGCTGAGGcgcacggagcggctcggatgctgctgacacagcggcatctacacagttaaatagccggtgtaactgtgtagatgccgctgtaactgtgtagatgccgctgtgaagtgtcagcactcagcagcatccgagctgcTCCGTACGCCGCAGCCGAtggctttggagattgtcccgtagtgaggaggctgcggcctgtgtgcgggggctggGAGTCACAACGGAGCACAGCCCAGTATAAATACCGCTCCATTAGTGACAGCGGCATGCCGTACCCGGACGGCCCGCGCAGGTTGCAGACCAGGGGTCGGCCCGTGGGAAGTGTGGGGTTAACCCCCGGCCGTGACACATGTGCAGTGGCACGCTGGCTCACTAACCTGcttgaccgggcagcatggagatggAGCAGAAGTTGGTGAGCCGCGTGGGGGAGAGAGATGACACCGGGACCaggcagcatggagaaggagttGGTGAGCTGCGCgggggcacacagagaacacggccggcgctcagatagccgccgaccgtgttctctgcactatactctatgttaagctgcgctattgcacatcttaacataaagttaaaccgtttttttgcccagaatatcgatattagtatcgatatttcggtgcatcactaactggcagccccgtgccaaatggccgtggcctagattgtgtatgcattaggccggCACacactctctgtccctcctccccgggaACATTAGAAGCCACATTAACCACATGTGGCTCGATCTGTACTGATTTTGTGAAGTTTGCACACAGCATTATTACTAGTGTTGGTGCA is a genomic window of Dendropsophus ebraccatus isolate aDenEbr1 chromosome 4, aDenEbr1.pat, whole genome shotgun sequence containing:
- the RPL5 gene encoding large ribosomal subunit protein uL18, giving the protein MGFVKVVKNKAYFKRYQVKFRRRREGKTDYYARKRLVVQDKNKYNTPKYRMIVRVTNRDIICQIAYAKIEGDTIVCAAYSHELPKYGVKAGLTNYAAAYCTGLLLARRLLNKFGLDKVYEGQVDVTGDEYNVESIDGQPGAFTCYLDAGLTRTTTGNRVFGALKGAVDGGLSIPHSTKRFPGFDSESKEFNAEVHRKHILGQNIAEYMRLLIEEDEDAYKKQFSQYIKNGITADLMEEMYKKAHSSIRENPVHEKKPEREVKKKRWNRAKLSLAQKRDRIAQKKASYLRAQEKITDS